The Flavobacterium commune genome contains a region encoding:
- a CDS encoding transposase: MPEKYKVIDSTVPTFITITIVDWVDLLIRPIYCNILDDSLNYCIKEKGLSVHAYVYMSSHIHLIATAFDGELQNVIRDFKKFTSKKLIEAIKEHPESRREWLLRKFSYEAQKSGRAKDYKLWQDGFHPIILDTLEKIEQRINYIHYNPVEAEIVFHERDYVNSSYRNYEEDNTVFCNVNVEPLW; the protein is encoded by the coding sequence ATGCCTGAGAAATATAAAGTTATTGATAGTACCGTACCCACTTTTATAACGATAACAATTGTAGATTGGGTAGATTTATTGATAAGACCAATCTATTGTAACATCTTAGATGATTCTTTAAATTATTGTATCAAAGAAAAAGGATTAAGTGTACATGCCTATGTTTATATGAGCAGTCATATTCATTTAATTGCTACAGCATTTGATGGTGAGTTGCAAAATGTTATTCGGGATTTCAAAAAATTCACTTCAAAGAAACTAATAGAAGCTATCAAAGAACATCCCGAAAGCAGACGGGAATGGTTGTTGCGAAAATTTAGCTATGAAGCGCAAAAATCAGGAAGAGCGAAAGATTACAAATTATGGCAGGATGGCTTTCATCCGATTATATTAGATACTTTAGAAAAGATAGAACAAAGAATAAATTATATACATTACAATCCTGTAGAAGCCGAAATCGTTTTTCATGAAAGAGATTATGTCAATAGCAGTTATAGAAACTATGAAGAAGATAACACTGTTTTTTGTAATGTAAATGTAGAACCTTTATGGTAA